A section of the Pseudovibrio sp. M1P-2-3 genome encodes:
- a CDS encoding DUF1993 domain-containing protein, protein MPLTNLLVPTYAQMLRGLSGWLDKAQKQLPKAEAEALLSARLAPDMYPLSSQVSFACFQALEATYRLRGESVPDALKQIAADGQNAAERPGSIANAQGRISETITFLNTLDANSLDAGAEQQISLELPTGMIFDMTGEQYARDWALAQFYFHLITAYAILRNQKIELGKADYVPHMFAYLRPETMPQD, encoded by the coding sequence ATGCCACTAACCAACCTCCTTGTACCCACCTACGCTCAAATGCTGCGAGGGCTTTCGGGTTGGCTCGATAAGGCACAAAAGCAATTGCCGAAAGCAGAAGCCGAGGCTTTGTTATCTGCGCGGCTTGCGCCTGATATGTACCCCTTGTCGTCTCAAGTTAGTTTTGCCTGCTTCCAAGCTCTGGAAGCGACATACCGACTTAGAGGTGAATCTGTGCCGGACGCATTAAAACAAATTGCCGCCGATGGTCAAAATGCAGCAGAACGCCCTGGTTCAATTGCAAATGCTCAAGGCCGGATTAGTGAAACTATCACGTTTCTTAATACTCTTGATGCAAACTCGCTTGATGCTGGTGCGGAACAGCAGATTTCGCTTGAGCTCCCCACAGGTATGATTTTTGACATGACAGGTGAACAATATGCGCGGGACTGGGCACTGGCCCAATTCTACTTTCATCTGATTACGGCTTACGCGATCCTGCGAAATCAGAAGATTGAACTAGGAAAAGCTGATTACGTGCCACACATGTTCGCTTACCTTCGCCCCGAAACAATGCCGCAGGATTGA
- a CDS encoding VCBS domain-containing protein, whose protein sequence is MPNTAPISYPVIVNANEHGVVSIRVIFQDADLLDGHSLILNNDEMIGTGTVIDDDTFHYDPGTAFDYLAAGETTTDTFTYTVTDSAGESSSSTVTITVTGQNDGPVAVALEAETDENAPVVVAPEFTDLDTNDTHTFTVDTTDTIGLVIINEDGTFSYDPNGQFDHLNAGETATDTFTYTVTDSQGESSTETITVTVNGLSQNTPPTTYPVEMEVSEDGTIKFRIIFEDPDVFDTHTYSVNTDGMEGVLTETEWGVFLYTPNPAFDYLANGETAIDTFTYTVTDNHGGSHTSTTTITVIGENDAPVASSMEVTTTESSAIDITPDFVDPDINDTHTFTVDTTSTTGTVIINDDGTFTYNPNGQFDALNNGESATDTFSYTVTDSEGESSTETVTITVEGESELSGVPFKLVASDGEENDLFGKSHDLNDHGVVVVASNAGTPAGVIYVYTPDDDGYSEERIVPSDTAGMSAFGRPVVVNNSGVIAVGARGTNIDQVESTGAIYVYTPQEDGGYSEVKLTASDGEYRDYLGHMLSMNENGVIIASGPNNEPDDIYIFTPDGSGNYTETKLPAFYSDTDTDIVNDITVNDQGVVFAGGSGEIVHIFTPDGAGGYTEMQLAASSPNSQFGRNGYVQANGTIVVTSISSIFFFEPDGEGNYSASRLATGSGFGGYEFSINDSGVIVVGAPSYSFISSSLNKYQGVAYVYVPNETGGYDQITLSAFDKQHWDFFGQSVSINEDGIITVGAWYDDDKGEDSGSVYIFVPDENGNYVGADGTVYEPSDTPPVMQTYGVVPLEFIGNDAAETFLGGDSADTINGNGGDDIITGGAGDDQLTGGTGNDIFVFNAGDTGHDIITDFTAGAGSEDVIEFETAQFADFDTVLAAAADVDGDTVITIDADTSVTLTGVQVSDLHQDDFLFV, encoded by the coding sequence ATGCCTAACACAGCACCAATTTCCTATCCGGTCATCGTTAATGCTAACGAACACGGCGTAGTTTCAATTCGAGTTATTTTTCAAGACGCTGATCTTTTGGATGGCCACTCCCTCATTTTGAATAATGACGAAATGATCGGCACAGGTACTGTGATCGATGACGACACCTTCCACTACGATCCGGGCACAGCCTTTGACTATTTAGCTGCAGGCGAAACGACAACAGACACCTTCACTTACACAGTGACAGACAGTGCCGGAGAAAGCTCCAGCTCAACAGTTACAATCACAGTCACCGGCCAGAACGACGGACCTGTAGCTGTTGCTCTGGAAGCCGAAACCGATGAGAATGCACCTGTTGTTGTTGCACCTGAATTTACAGATCTGGACACCAACGACACCCACACTTTCACAGTAGATACGACCGACACAATCGGCTTAGTGATCATTAATGAAGACGGCACGTTCTCTTATGATCCAAACGGTCAATTCGACCACCTGAACGCAGGTGAAACCGCCACGGATACTTTCACTTACACCGTGACAGATAGCCAAGGTGAAAGCTCGACTGAGACAATTACTGTCACAGTGAACGGGCTTAGCCAAAACACTCCACCAACCACCTATCCGGTGGAAATGGAAGTTAGTGAAGACGGTACAATCAAATTCCGCATCATCTTTGAAGATCCAGATGTATTTGACACCCATACCTACTCAGTGAACACAGACGGTATGGAAGGTGTCCTGACTGAAACAGAGTGGGGCGTATTCCTCTATACCCCAAATCCCGCCTTTGATTATCTGGCCAATGGTGAAACAGCAATCGACACCTTCACCTATACGGTGACAGATAACCACGGTGGCAGCCATACCTCCACAACCACTATTACTGTTATCGGCGAAAACGACGCCCCGGTTGCCTCAAGTATGGAAGTGACCACCACAGAAAGCTCTGCAATTGATATCACGCCTGACTTTGTGGACCCTGACATCAACGACACCCACACCTTCACCGTGGACACAACCAGCACCACCGGCACTGTAATCATTAATGATGATGGCACCTTCACCTATAATCCAAACGGGCAGTTTGATGCTCTGAACAACGGTGAAAGTGCAACGGATACATTTAGTTATACGGTGACGGATAGTGAGGGCGAGAGTTCTACAGAAACCGTTACGATTACGGTTGAGGGGGAGAGTGAACTTTCAGGAGTTCCGTTCAAGCTAGTTGCCTCGGATGGTGAAGAAAATGACCTCTTTGGCAAAAGTCATGATTTGAACGACCATGGTGTTGTGGTCGTTGCTTCTAACGCCGGCACACCAGCCGGTGTGATCTACGTCTATACTCCTGATGATGATGGGTATAGTGAAGAAAGAATTGTACCTTCAGATACTGCAGGTATGAGTGCTTTCGGAAGACCGGTTGTTGTTAATAATTCCGGTGTCATTGCAGTCGGTGCGCGTGGGACGAATATCGATCAGGTCGAAAGTACAGGTGCGATATATGTCTATACGCCGCAAGAAGACGGTGGCTACTCTGAAGTGAAGCTAACCGCATCTGACGGTGAGTATAGGGACTACCTAGGCCATATGTTATCGATGAACGAGAATGGGGTGATTATTGCTTCTGGCCCAAATAACGAACCCGATGATATTTATATCTTTACTCCTGATGGATCAGGTAACTATACGGAAACAAAACTTCCTGCTTTTTATAGTGATACTGATACTGACATTGTCAACGATATCACTGTGAACGATCAGGGCGTTGTGTTTGCTGGCGGGTCGGGTGAGATAGTTCATATATTCACCCCCGATGGCGCAGGTGGCTATACGGAAATGCAGCTGGCTGCATCTTCTCCCAATTCCCAATTCGGGAGAAACGGGTATGTTCAAGCCAATGGAACTATTGTCGTTACTTCAATAAGCTCAATCTTTTTCTTCGAACCGGATGGAGAAGGAAATTACAGTGCTTCCAGATTAGCTACAGGATCGGGTTTTGGCGGATACGAATTTTCTATTAACGATTCTGGAGTGATTGTAGTGGGTGCACCCAGCTATAGTTTCATCTCATCCTCCTTAAATAAATATCAAGGTGTCGCCTACGTTTATGTGCCCAACGAAACTGGGGGGTACGACCAGATCACACTTTCCGCATTTGATAAACAGCATTGGGACTTCTTCGGGCAATCCGTTTCGATCAATGAAGATGGGATTATAACCGTTGGCGCTTGGTATGACGATGATAAAGGCGAGGATTCTGGGTCCGTCTACATCTTCGTGCCAGATGAAAACGGTAACTACGTCGGTGCTGACGGGACAGTCTATGAGCCCTCCGACACACCTCCAGTGATGCAGACTTACGGTGTGGTCCCTCTTGAGTTCATCGGTAACGACGCAGCAGAGACATTTCTAGGAGGTGATAGCGCTGACACCATCAACGGCAATGGCGGTGACGACATCATCACTGGCGGCGCTGGAGATGATCAGCTAACAGGTGGCACCGGAAACGACATCTTCGTATTCAACGCTGGCGACACTGGCCATGATATCATCACAGACTTTACAGCAGGTGCTGGCTCTGAGGATGTGATTGAGTTTGAAACTGCTCAGTTTGCTGACTTTGATACTGTTCTTGCAGCAGCCGCTGATGTTGATGGGGATACTGTAATCACCATTGATGCTGATACCTCTGTTACGCTCACTGGCGTTCAGGTGAGTGATCTGCATCAGGATGACTTCTTGTTCGTTTAA
- a CDS encoding DUF6362 family protein translates to MSDILALEAVILDRLIEAQVVMRLAKVRGAYPGQPRTFWPDSQPGQEEQWEAALQSVALKLTDAEKKARNMARPDAAAISRMEEPWNWLSLVKEDQDRKALAVMVFCYAYKIQPKRILDKIGLAKSTAHYRLHKALADIMLSVCNRMQNTTFASELLVGQFRPKSGIYSDKMRTLAA, encoded by the coding sequence ATGAGCGACATTCTTGCTCTAGAAGCTGTTATCCTAGATAGACTGATTGAGGCCCAAGTGGTGATGCGTTTGGCAAAGGTGAGGGGAGCCTATCCGGGGCAGCCTAGAACCTTTTGGCCTGATAGCCAGCCGGGGCAAGAGGAGCAGTGGGAGGCAGCCCTTCAATCTGTAGCCTTGAAACTGACAGATGCAGAGAAGAAGGCGCGAAACATGGCAAGGCCAGATGCTGCTGCAATCTCAAGAATGGAAGAGCCATGGAACTGGCTAAGCTTGGTCAAGGAAGATCAAGACAGAAAAGCCTTGGCTGTCATGGTCTTCTGCTATGCCTATAAGATCCAGCCTAAGCGCATTTTGGATAAGATAGGACTAGCAAAATCTACAGCGCATTACAGGCTGCATAAGGCTCTAGCTGATATTATGCTAAGTGTTTGTAATAGAATGCAAAATACAACATTTGCAAGTGAATTATTGGTTGGACAGTTTAGGCCTAAATCGGGTATCTATTCAGATAAGATGAGAACACTTGCGGCTTAG